A single region of the Raphanus sativus cultivar WK10039 chromosome 1, ASM80110v3, whole genome shotgun sequence genome encodes:
- the LOC130494808 gene encoding glycolipid transfer protein 1-like, whose product MEGTVFTPCLERMKHVKSEQGDMLTMPFLDLCKSLFPVIGKFGAALTMVKADIAGNISRLEKNYLSDPDKYKCLYTIVQGEVESETAKGSSSCTNGLLWLTRAMDFLVEVFRNLLAHQDWSMSQACSDSYQKTLRKWHGWLSSSTSSMGLKLAPDRKKFMEVTAGSGDMNADMERFCSEFGMFLQENHKFLASVGMDDMKAS is encoded by the exons ATGGAAGGGACTGTGTTCACGCCTTGTTTGGAACGAATGAAACATGTCAAATCTGAACAAGGCGATATGCTTACTATGCCTTTTCTTGACCTCTGCAAGTCCCTCTTCCCTGTTATAG GTAAGTTTGGAGCCGCGCTGACTATGGTGAAAGCTGACATTGCTGGCAACATATCG AGGTTGGAGAAGAACTACTTGTCTGATCCAGACAAGTACAAGTGCTTGTACACCATTGTTCAAGGTGAAGTTGAGTCAGAGACAGCAAAAGGATCGTCTAGCTGTACCAACGGCCTTCTCTGGTTAACCAG AGCAATGGATTTCTTAGTGGAGGTATTCCGCAACTTGCTAGCACATCAAGACTGGTCAATGTCACAAGCTTGTAGTGACTCGTACCAAAAAACACTTAGGAAATGGCACGGATGGCTCTCTAGCTCTACCTCTTCT ATGGGTTTAAAGCTTGCCCCAGACAGGAAGAAGTTCATGGAGGTTACAGCTGGTTCTGGTGACATGAATGCCGACATGGAAAGGTTTTGCTCAGAGTTTGGTATGTTCCTTCAAGAAAATCACAAATTTCTG GCTAGTGTTGGTATGGACGACATGAAAGCTTCTTAA
- the LOC130496477 gene encoding probable disease resistance protein At1g15890 has protein sequence MGGCLSVLPWKEAVQQACNCLFGDGNYIHMMKANLEALEGTIQELRRMRVDLLTRISVEEDKGLERLAQVEGWLSSVESLDSQVSILLEDKPTEINRLILFGYFSENCISSYEYGKEVSKKLEEVKELLSKGVFKDVAGMRPLPKVEKKFIQTTVGLDSMVGKAWDSIMKTERRTLGIYGMRGIGKTTLLYAINNKFSEELNDFDVVIWVVVSKDLQYKSIRDQILRRLRVDKDWEDQTEDEKVSSIANILGRKKFILLLDDLWSEVDLSKIGVPHPTQENGSKIVFTTRSKKVCRDMEADEEQKIDCLSKNEAWELFQNAVGEVPLKKPRHPDIPALAKKISEKCYGLPLALNVIGKAMSDKEDVHEWRYAIDVLSTSSHKMFPDMEEKILSILKFSYDGLKDEKVKSCFLYCSLFPEDYEITKEELIEYWISEGFIKGKRDEDGSNNQGHVIIGSLVRAHLLMEFEKEFTPAVKMHDVLREMALWVASTFGKEEEKQCVKTGVKLGLIPKDIDWSGLRRISLMSNRIEKTAYCPECPHLSTLLLGDNKLEGISGNFFQFMPVLVVLDLSRNRDLSELPEEICSLTSLQYLNLSYTSISSLSVGLKRLRKLISLDLEFTWIESIDGIGTSLPNLQVLKLYHSSVQFDASSIEELQLLEHLKILTGNVTDALMLESIQRVERLASCVQRLWIISCFTEVVTLNTVALGGLRELNIELSEISEIKIDWKNKEKEDLLCNSSPSFKNLSSIFLRNLEGPKELTWLLFAPNLKHLHVGSSGSLEEIINTEKGMRIGNVHPDMKVPFQKLESLSLRGLDELKMICSTPPALPSLKKFVVEHCRNLPRAARESFREHEQE, from the coding sequence ATGGGAGGCTGTCTATCAGTATTACCATGGAAAGAAGCGGTACAGCAAGCCTGCAACTGCTTATTTGGTGATGGAAATTACATTCATATGATGAAGGCTAATCTCGAGGCTCTGGAGGGAACTATACAAGAACTTAGACGTATGCGAGTTGATCTGTTAACAAGAATTTCCGTAGAAGAAGATAAAGGTTTGGAGCGGCTTGCTCAAGTAGAAGGATGGTTGTCAAGTGTAGAAAGTCTTGACTCTCAGGTCAGTATTCTGCTTGAGGATAAACCAACTGAAATCAACAGATTGATtctttttggatatttttccGAAAATTGCATATCAAGCTATGAGTATGGTAAAGAGGTATCAAAGAAGTTGGAAGAAGTCAAAGAGCTTCTATCTAAAGGAGTTTTCAAAGATGTGGCCGGAATGAGACCTTTGCCAAAGGTGGAGAAGAAATTTATCCAAACAACAGTAGGTTTGGATTCGATGGTTGGAAAGGCATGGGACAGCATCATGAAAACTGAACGAAGAACGTTAGGTATATATGGCATGAGGGGAATTGGAAAAACAACCCTCTTATATGCtatcaacaacaaattctcggAAGAGCTTAATGACTTTGATGTTGTGATATGGGTTGTGGTCTCTAAAGATTTGCAATACAAGAGCATTCGGGATCAGATTCTACGAAGATTACGTGTTGACAAGGATTGGGAAGATCAAACAGAGGATGAGAAAGTATCTTCCATTGCCAATATCCTAGGAAGAAAGAAATTTATACTGCTATTGGATGATCTGTGGAGCGAGGTAGATTTGAGCAAGATTGGAGTTCCACATCCAACTCAGGAAAATGGATCGAAGATAGTTTTCACCACTCGTTCAAAGAAAGTTTGCAGAGACATGGAAGCTGATGAGGAGCAGAAAATTGATTGCTTGTCAAAGAATGAAGCGTGGGAACTGTTTCAAAATGCAGTTGGAGAAGTCCCATTAAAAAAGCCCCGCCATCCGGATATTCCCGCACTTgcaaaaaaaatatccgaaaaaTGTTATGGCTTGCCACTTGCACTCAATGTGATTGGCAAAGCCATGTCAGATAAAGAGGATGTACATGAATGGCGTTATGCAATTGATGTTCTAAGCACGTCTAGCCACAAGATGTTTCCAGATATGGAAGAAAAGATTCTTTCGATTTTGAAGTTCAGCTATGATGGATTAAAGGATGAAAAGGTGAAATCATGCTTCCTATATTGTTCTTTGTTCCCGGAAGATTATGAAATAACGAAGGAGGAGTTGATCGAATATTGGATCAGCGAAGGATTTATAAAGGGAAAGAGAGATGAAGATGGAAGTAACAACCAAGGTCATGTTATAATTGGTTCCTTAGTTCGTGCGCATCTATTGATGGAGTTCGAAAAAGAATTCACACCTGCTGTGAAAATGCATGATGTGCTACGTGAAATGGCTCTTTGGGTAGCGTCTACGTTtggaaaagaggaagaaaaacaGTGCGTCAAAACCGGTGTGAAGCTAGGCCTTATACCAAAGGACATCGACTGGTCAGGTCTGAGAAGGATCTCGTTGATGAGTAATCGAATTGAAAAGACAGCTTACTGTCCTGAATGCCCCCACCTTTCGACTCTACTTCTCGGGGATAACAAGTTGGAGGGTATATCGGGTAACTTCTTTCAGTTTATGCCAGTCCTTGTCGTCTTGGATCTTTCGCGTAACCGTGATCTTAGTGAATTGCCTGAAGAAATTTGCAGCTTGACTTCCTTGCAATACCTCAATTTATCATACACAAGTATAAGTTCGTTATCAGTTGGTTTGAAGAGGTTAAGGAAACTAATAAGCCTGGACCTGGAGTTTACCTGGATTGAAAGCATTGATGGGATAGGAACAAGCTTACCAAATCTTCAGGTCTTGAAACTATATCATTCTAGTGTTCAATTTGATGCAAGTTCAATTGAAGAGCTTCAACTTTTAGAGCACTTGAAGATTTTAACAGGAAACGTGACAGATGCTTTAATGTTGGAAAGTATCCAAAGAGTGGAGCGACTGGCGAGTTGTGTTCAACGCCTTTGGATTATCAGTTGTTTCACCGAGGTTGTAACATTGAACACGGTAGCTCTGGGTGGTCTTCGAGAACTTAATATTGAGTTGTCCGAAATCTCAGAGATAAAGATAGACTGGAAAAACAAAGAGAAGGAAGATCTTCTATGTAACAGTTCTCCAAGCTTCAAGAACCTCTCAAGTATTTTTTTACGCAATCTGGAAGGTCCAAAAGAATTGACCTGGTTATTGTTTGCTCCAAATCTCAAGCATCTACATGTGGGAAGTTCAGGAAGCCTAGAAGAAATAATAAATACGGAGAAGGGAATGCGTATTGGCAATGTGCATCCTGACATGAAGGTTCCCTTTCAGAAGCTAGAATCCCTCAGTTTAAGGGGTTTGGATGAATTAAAGATGATATGCTCAACTCCTCCGGCTCTTCCATCCCTGAAAAAATTTGTTGTGGAACACTGCCGAAATCTGCCGAGAGCCGCCAGGGAGAGTTTCCGAGAGCATGAACAGGAATAA